A DNA window from Vigna angularis cultivar LongXiaoDou No.4 chromosome 1, ASM1680809v1, whole genome shotgun sequence contains the following coding sequences:
- the LOC108331965 gene encoding dof zinc finger protein DOF1.4, with the protein MGRVMEKPTQDLLHQQQQALKCPRCDSSNTKFCYYNNYSLSQPRHFCKACKRYWTRGGTLRNVPVGGGCRKNKRIKRPNGDASSNSPPSSSTPISNSNPPSLPHIPSTSTANHINVNPLFYGLPSNNACDVMDVPFPRFNLQSQLSALGLGFSSGVNVISNQPSDNGFSATTTTTTSNTDNFLSAYNSIFGSSSSSTCAPTTPVMASLLSSTLLQQKFIGGAGVKGDHVGNGFQGLAPLQGLQMEGSNNISSKEVKAEGPNRLELEWSNGNNNNGGGGACQNQMEHVGLSDPNSLYWNTATSLSAWSDQPNFGPSVTSLI; encoded by the coding sequence ATGGGAAGAGTCATGGAAAAACCAACCCAAGATCTTCTTCACCAGCAGCAACAAGCCCTCAAGTGCCCTCGCTGCGACTCTTCCAACACCAAGTTCTGCTACTACAACAACTACAGTTTGTCACAGCCCAGGCACTTCTGCAAAGCCTGCAAGCGATACTGGACCAGAGGTGGAACTCTTAGAAACGTTCCCGTTGGTGGTGGCTGCAGGAAAAACAAGCGTATCAAACGTCCAAACGGTGACGCTTCTTCTAACtctcctccttcttcctccACTCCTATCTCCAATTCAAATCCTCCTTCACTGCCCCACATCCCTTCTACTTCAACCGCAAACCATATCAATGTAAACCCTTTGTTTTATGGCCTACCCAGTAATAACGCTTGTGATGTCATGGATGTTCCTTTCCCAAGGTTTAATCTTCAGTCTCAGCTGAGTGCCCTTGGGTTAGGTTTTTCATCCGGGGTTAACGTTATCTCAAACCAACCCAGTGATAATGGCTTTAGTGCTACTACTACCACTACTACTTCGAACACTGACAACTTTCTTTCTGCTTATAATTCCATCTTTGGTTCTTCTTCCTCCTCGACTTGTGCACCCACCACTCCTGTTATGGCTTCCTTGCTGAGTTCCACTCTCCTGCAACAGAAGTTTATCGGCGGTGCTGGGGTGAAGGGTGATCATGTTGGCAACGGTTTCCAGGGTTTGGCACCGCTACAAGGGTTGCAAATGGAAGGGAGTAATAATATTAGCTCAAAAGAAGTGAAAGCTGAGGGACCGAACAGGTTGGAGTTGGAGTGGAGTAATGGTAACAATAACAATGGTGGTGGCGGTGCTTGTCAAAACCAGATGGAGCATGTGGGCTTGTCTGATCCTAATTCGCTTTATTGGAACACCGCAACCAGTTTGAGTGCTTGGAGTGATCAACCTAACTTTGGTCCTTCGGTCACTTCTCTGATCTAG